Genomic segment of Deltaproteobacteria bacterium:
AGTCGATGAGCACGTCGAGCCGGAAGTCCTCCATCGCGGGGTAGAGGTACTCCTCGACGGCCGCGTTCAGGCGGTGGATCTCGTCGATGAAGAGGACATCGCCCTTCTCCATGTTGGTGAGCACGCCGGCGAGGTCGCCCTTCTTCTCGATGGCCGGGCCGCTGGTCACGTGCAGGGCCACGCCCATCTCGCGCGCGATGATGTGCGCGAGCGAGGTCTTGCCGAGTCCAGGCGGTCCGCTGAACAAGCAGTGATCGAGCGGCTCGCCGCGCTTCTTGGCCGCGCGCACGTAGATCTTCAACTTCTCCTTGGCGGCGTTCTGGCCCACGTACTCGTCGAAGCCGCGCGGCCGAAGCGAGGCCTCGACCTTGTCCTCGCCGGGCTTGAGCGTGCGCTCGAGATCGTTGTCGCGATCGCTCATGCGCGCGCCGCCTTGAGGGCTTCTTTGACGAGCGATTCCAGCGCCGCGCCCTCGCCGAGCTTCTCATTGGCCTGCTGCGCCAGCCGCTCGGCCTGCGCCGGCTTGTAGCCGAGGTTGAGCAGCGCGCTCAGCAGCTCGCTACCCGTGTCGCCGGGCCGGACGACGTTCGGGGTGGCGTTCCTGGAGCCCTTGACCACGCCCAGCAGCTCGACCTTGTCCTTGAGCTCGACCACCAGGCGCTCGGCGGTCTTCTTCCCCACCCCGTGGATGCTCTTGAGCCGGTTTACGTTCGCAGTTCGAATGGCCTCGGCGAGATCGCCCGGCTCGATACCGCTCAGCACGCCGATGGCCGTCTTCGGGCCCACGTGCGACACGCTGGTGAGCAGCTTGAAGAGCTCTTCCTCTTCTGAGTCGAGGAAGCCGAAGAGATCGAACGCGTCTTCCCGCACGACGGTCTGGATGCGCAGCTTCACGCGCTCGCCCTCGCGGGGCGCGCGGGTGAGCGCGATCAGGCTCATGTTCACGCGGTAGCCGACGCCGTTCACGTCGACCACGAGCGTGTCCTCGGTCTTCTCCTCCACCGTCCCCGAGAGCCGCGCGATCATGCCTGGGGCGCCTCCACCAGCATCGGCTTCTCGGCGTTGAAGAGGATCACCAGCGGGCCCTGCTCGCGCGCCAGCTCCTGCAAGAGGGGCATCGCCAGGTCGCCGCGGGTGCCGCCGAGCACGGCGTCGCCGGCGTCGTCGAGCGCGAACATGAGCGTCGAGATGCAGAGGTCGCCCTGGTACAGGTCGCACCAGAACTTCTTCTGCGTCGGATGATCGGGCTCGCCCAGCCGCCAGCCGCGCATGCGCCCGAGCGCGGTCTTCACGTGCGCGAGCGGCGGGTGCTTGGAGCGGAAACCCTCCGGCAGCGCGAGCCCCATCTCGGCGAGGTACTTGAGCACCTCCGGCCGGCCGTCGATGGCGAGCAGGATGTTCATCACGCTCATCGGCGGCCTCCGATCACGGCGCTCGCGAGCCGCGCGGTGAAGCGGTGGCGGTTCAAGTGACACACGGCGAGCGCGAGCGCGTCGGCGGCGTCGAACTTATCGATGCGCTCGACGCCCAGAAATCCGCGGACCATCTTCACCACCTGCTCCTTCTCGGCGTTTCCGGGCGCCCCGATGGCCTTCTTCACCTCGGCGGGCGCGTACTCGAAGACTTCCAAACCAGCGCGGGCGGCGCACAGCAAAGCGACGCCGCGCGCGTGACCGAGCACCAGCGCGCTGCGGGCGTTCTTGTGGCTGAACAGGCCTTCGATCGCGACCGCGTCGGGGCGGGCCGCGTCGATGACGGCGGTGATGCCCTGGAAGATGAGGTGCAGGCGGCGCTCGAGGCTGAGCTTGTCGCCGGGCGAGACGGTGCCGTGGTCGAGGGCGCGCAGGCTGTTGCCCTGCTGCTCCACCACGCCGTACCCGAGCACGCGGGTTCCGGGATCGATGCCGAGGACGCGCACGGATGGGACTGTACGGATGTTCCGCGGATCGGTCAAAGCGCGT
This window contains:
- the ruvA gene encoding Holliday junction branch migration protein RuvA, whose protein sequence is MIARLSGTVEEKTEDTLVVDVNGVGYRVNMSLIALTRAPREGERVKLRIQTVVREDAFDLFGFLDSEEEELFKLLTSVSHVGPKTAIGVLSGIEPGDLAEAIRTANVNRLKSIHGVGKKTAERLVVELKDKVELLGVVKGSRNATPNVVRPGDTGSELLSALLNLGYKPAQAERLAQQANEKLGEGAALESLVKEALKAARA
- the ruvC gene encoding crossover junction endodeoxyribonuclease RuvC; the encoded protein is MRVLGIDPGTRVLGYGVVEQQGNSLRALDHGTVSPGDKLSLERRLHLIFQGITAVIDAARPDAVAIEGLFSHKNARSALVLGHARGVALLCAARAGLEVFEYAPAEVKKAIGAPGNAEKEQVVKMVRGFLGVERIDKFDAADALALAVCHLNRHRFTARLASAVIGGRR